The DNA region CTTACTCCTATATCAGTCATTCGACCGAGCCCGAGAGCAGGACAATTGGGCCGGACTATAACAATCCAATATTTAACAATAATGTCCCTTATGCTCAGCTGGTACAAAATGTAAATGTACCTGCGTGGTATACCAATAACTATATTTCTTTCAAAATACCGTCGAACCTCATTACCCAAAGTTTCAGAACAGGGTTCAGCGTTCAATCACAAAAGTTAAATTCAGATCTAAACGTTGTACAGACTAATAACACCATCAACCTGCAATCGGACAGCTCCATCAACCATTTAAACTGGACAAGGAAAAAACTATACGCCGAAGCAGCCTACGATCTGCCAGGTAGTATCCTCAAAGTGAACCTCACCTTACCCGTAAGCCTCCAACAGATCAATTATTCGGACAGCCTGTATGCACTACGCAAAGGTTTAACCAGGCTATATTTCAATCCGCAGCTAAAGGTAAAATATCAAACCGGAATGGAGAACTACCTGAATTTGCTTTACAGCTACCGCAACGAGGCGGGTACCATAGAAGATATGTACCAGGGCTATATCCTGAAGGATTACCGGACACTTTATGCCAATAACGCCGGCCTTACCGAACGGCAGAACCAGTTGGCCGCCCTTGGGTTTAACTACCGCAAAGCGCTAACCCTTTTGTTCGCCAGCCTGAACATTGTTTATAACCATATCGCTTCCAATAATATTGCTTCGGAAGTAATTACCAACACCCTGCGGCAGCGCGTAGTGCTGCCATATTCCAACAATACGGATTCATGGACAGTAAACGGCACCGTCAGCAAATATTCCTTTGCTTTAAAAACCACTTTTAGCGGCGGCATGCAATGGCAAAGTAATAAGTCGGTGCAGATCCAGAATAACGCGCTGCTGCCTTTCAATACCATTTCAAGAACTATAAATGCCGGTGCAGATACCAAAGTGAATGAGCAGGTAAACTTTAGCTATAAAGCTGCATTTACCCAAATACAAAGTCATTCAGCAGCGGAGGCATCAGCTTATCATATTGATCAGTTGCTTCAGCAAGCATCGGTAAACTATAACCCTATAACCAATTTGCAGTTCAAATTATCGGGCGAGCATTACTTTACCCGCCAGCAGGGCAATCCTGATCTCAAATACTTTTTTGCAGATGCTTCGGCAAAATTCAGGGTCGAAAAATGGAAGACCGACCTGGAGCTGAGTGCCGTCAACTTCCTGAACGTAAAAACTTATAACACGCTTTATTTATCGGCCAATACATTAACCGCCAGTTCGTACACACTGCCGGGAAGGATTGTACTGCTCAAGGTAATGTTTCATATTTGAGTGGCATCAGGTTTTTTCAGGCAGCCTATCCCGCCTGCTGCTCCTCTTCCGTCAGTTTCAGCAATGTGGCTTCATTTTTTATGCGGATGCTTTTGCCCGATATTTCGATGATCTCCTCATCGATAAAATCATTAATGGTGCGAAACAGTGATTCATAGGCCGCGCCTGTAAATGAGGCCAGGTCCTGCCGGGTAAGTTCAATATTGATAAAGCCCTGTTCATTTAGCCCGAATTTATTTTTAAGCGAAATAAAAGCCTGGGCTACACGGCCCTTAACGGGCATATGCGCCAGATTACGCATCCGTTTTTCGGATTCCTGCAATTCGTTGGCAAAGAAGCGCATCAGCTTTATAACAAAGTTATTGTTAACCTGCAGTGTACTTTCAAAAAAGGGCATATCGATATAGCAAACTATGCCCGCTTCAATGGCCGTGGCCGAAACCGGGTAAAACTCAGTACTGCCTAAACCAAGATGCCCAACAATATCGCCTTCGCGGGCAAAACGGAGAATAAGCTCTTTTTCCTTATCCCACTTTTTATGGACTTTTACCGTGCCCGAATAAACAAAGTAAATGCCGGTAACGGGGTCGCCTTCTTTGAAGATCTGCTGCCCTTTTTTAATAACGATATTTTGCCTGGCGGCGCTAATGGCGGGTATCCAGTCGGGCAGGCAATGTGTACATAAAAAGCAAGTCCCCAAATCGCATTTATCTTTGTTTTTCGCCATTTATTGATTTGTATTTAAGCCGGTGCTGTTATAAAAACATGCTAATTTATTAAAAGCGGCGGCCTTTTGGCTGCTCCCAGGTAGCCATATTAAAAATAACTCCCAAACTTAACAATACCGCGCCGCCAAAAACAGGCCATGGGAATGAGCGGATGCCATTAATGTAAATGGCCCAGGGATGGGAATCGAAAGGGTTAACGGTATTCAGGTTCCTGAATAATAATAATCCGGCAATGATGCATACAGCACCTAACACAGAAAGAATGAGACTGGCAATTTTCATAATTATTATTTGTGCAATAGATTTTTTAAAAAATTAAGCAAATGTTAGATAATTATATTGCATGTGCAATACAAAATCGAAAATAAAGTTTACTTATACCCCCTTTAAGTATTACCTTTGCAATAAAATAAAGCAGTCCCTTAAAAAATGAAGCGGGACTAATTAAAACATGGAAACAAAACAGAATGCTATCCCGGTTTCACCTTCACTAAATGATCTTTATAATTTTAAATCCGGCTTAAAAGGCACCAGGCAAATGAAAACAAGGCTGATCTTTATATCGGCACTTTGTATTCTTATTGCCGGTCTCATCAGCGTAATAGCCAAAGGCCTTATCTATCTTATTAATATCGTTACCAATATTTCATTTTACGGAACGCTGGATGCCGGCTTTCACAGCCCGGCCAATAACCATTTAGGCTTATGGGTAATTGTTATACCGGCTATAGGCGGCATTATAGTAGGTTTTATGGCCCTGTATGGCTCAAAGGCTATCAGGGGGCATGGCATACCTGAGGCAATGGAGCAGATCCTGGTAA from Mucilaginibacter sp. SJ includes:
- a CDS encoding Crp/Fnr family transcriptional regulator, coding for MAKNKDKCDLGTCFLCTHCLPDWIPAISAARQNIVIKKGQQIFKEGDPVTGIYFVYSGTVKVHKKWDKEKELILRFAREGDIVGHLGLGSTEFYPVSATAIEAGIVCYIDMPFFESTLQVNNNFVIKLMRFFANELQESEKRMRNLAHMPVKGRVAQAFISLKNKFGLNEQGFINIELTRQDLASFTGAAYESLFRTINDFIDEEIIEISGKSIRIKNEATLLKLTEEEQQAG